The following are from one region of the Rosistilla carotiformis genome:
- a CDS encoding DUF1559 domain-containing protein produces the protein MKTHRTKNGFTLVELLVVIAIIGILVGLLLPAVQAAREAARRMQCSNNLKQLGLALHNYESTYKKFPAGRFSLGALNTSSPTSPYLPDPLAKNGQGLTSLLPFMEQQPLYDQFDHSCAYGDYSRPGGPPLTTPNAVDSGNAAISEVLVTSFRCPSDGGTETIALSGYYSPDRGAGIAAQKTNYDFLMPASTLTNYNYHRGVSISTRYVFGENSYTPISGIQDGTSNTLAMGELTLETFNGDTSAWSYAGWLSVGIDPVGAYNSTFPSRGLNVWNYGNNASPLNNMRGRRASWYSVASLHPGGCMFVLADGSVRLISETIDTTNLTNLCRAADGQVIDAEF, from the coding sequence ATGAAAACACACAGAACCAAAAATGGATTCACACTCGTCGAACTGCTTGTCGTGATCGCCATCATCGGAATCCTTGTTGGGCTGCTGCTACCGGCAGTTCAAGCGGCGCGCGAGGCAGCTCGCCGTATGCAGTGCAGTAACAATTTGAAGCAACTGGGGTTGGCCCTCCACAATTATGAAAGCACCTACAAGAAGTTCCCTGCGGGGAGATTCAGCTTAGGAGCTCTGAATACCTCCAGTCCCACATCTCCCTACCTGCCCGATCCTTTGGCAAAAAATGGGCAGGGCTTAACCTCGCTCTTACCCTTCATGGAACAACAGCCTCTTTATGATCAATTCGATCACTCGTGCGCGTATGGCGACTACAGCCGACCAGGCGGTCCGCCACTGACGACCCCCAACGCAGTCGACTCTGGAAATGCTGCGATTTCGGAAGTTCTCGTCACCAGTTTCCGTTGCCCATCCGATGGTGGGACCGAAACTATCGCGCTCAGTGGGTATTACAGTCCTGATCGCGGAGCGGGCATTGCGGCGCAAAAAACTAACTATGACTTCTTGATGCCCGCGAGCACTTTGACCAATTACAACTACCACCGCGGAGTTTCGATCAGCACACGTTACGTGTTTGGTGAAAACAGCTACACACCGATCAGCGGAATCCAAGATGGCACAAGCAACACCCTCGCGATGGGTGAACTGACGCTGGAAACCTTCAATGGTGATACTTCGGCCTGGTCTTATGCTGGATGGCTTTCTGTCGGTATCGATCCGGTAGGCGCGTATAACAGCACCTTTCCGTCGCGCGGACTCAACGTTTGGAATTACGGCAACAATGCGAGCCCATTAAACAACATGCGAGGCCGACGCGCGTCTTGGTACAGCGTCGCGAGCTTGCACCCGGGGGGTTGCATGTTTGTCCTGGCCGATGGCTCCGTTCGTTTGATCTCTGAAACCATCGACACGACCAATCTAACGAACCTATGCCGTGCTGCGGATGGTCAGGTGATCGACGCAGAGTTCTAG
- a CDS encoding carboxypeptidase-like regulatory domain-containing protein: MQKLQMYLLAFSCYFCIGCGGDGVNRVGINGQLQSDDGPIANASVQFIPEAGTIGDGALGMSDSEGKFSVISSRDGDGGLPPGNYRVRISQMVDGNGTVLPADATQAEYPDSREGIPAPYSTLDSPLEVTISEDGGDVLIALPSDPAKK; encoded by the coding sequence GTGCAAAAACTTCAAATGTATTTGTTGGCGTTTAGCTGTTATTTTTGTATCGGATGCGGCGGCGACGGCGTAAATCGCGTCGGAATCAACGGCCAACTGCAGTCGGACGATGGCCCGATCGCCAACGCTTCGGTGCAGTTCATTCCGGAAGCGGGAACGATTGGAGACGGCGCCTTGGGAATGTCCGATTCCGAAGGGAAGTTCTCCGTCATTAGCTCGCGCGACGGCGACGGTGGCTTGCCTCCCGGGAACTACCGGGTCCGCATCAGCCAAATGGTTGATGGGAACGGCACGGTGCTACCGGCCGATGCAACGCAAGCAGAGTACCCCGATTCACGCGAGGGAATTCCAGCTCCCTATTCAACCCTCGACTCGCCGTTGGAGGTGACTATTTCTGAAGATGGCGGGGATGTGCTGATTGCGTTGCCTTCCGATCCGGCGAAAAAATAA
- a CDS encoding PTS sugar transporter subunit IIA, translating to MKFADFICVKAIKPDLASYDKEAVVTELVESLVTAGEIKAADKADIIAAVMKREELGSTGIGRGVAVPHTKHPSVEKLVGTVGVSVDGVDFNSLDGEKVQLFFLLISPPERPGDHLRALENISRQLRDDTFCRFLKQSKTVDDINQLLEEADNNQFAS from the coding sequence ATGAAATTCGCAGACTTTATTTGCGTCAAAGCGATCAAGCCGGATTTGGCATCTTACGACAAGGAAGCGGTCGTCACCGAATTGGTCGAAAGCTTGGTCACCGCGGGCGAGATCAAGGCCGCTGACAAAGCGGATATCATCGCAGCGGTGATGAAGCGCGAAGAACTTGGCAGCACCGGCATTGGCCGCGGTGTCGCCGTTCCGCACACCAAGCACCCCAGCGTTGAAAAGCTGGTCGGCACCGTGGGTGTCAGCGTCGACGGCGTCGACTTCAACAGCCTCGATGGCGAAAAAGTTCAACTGTTCTTCCTGTTGATCAGCCCTCCCGAACGTCCTGGCGATCACCTGCGGGCCCTGGAAAACATCTCGCGTCAATTGCGTGACGACACCTTCTGCCGGTTCTTGAAGCAAAGCAAGACAGTCGATGACATCAATCAACTGCTCGAAGAGGCTGACAACAACCAGTTTGCCTCTTAG
- the ptsP gene encoding phosphoenolpyruvate--protein phosphotransferase, whose translation MLELQGIPVSPGVAIGPALVLDDEGYRIPRCLIPAADISVEWGRLLSAFGKVAKQLEVNRKQTAERLGEEAGRIFSAQQQMLSDPGLLAELEGRVHQQQQSAAYAVSRVLHRYAEALGKLNSPFLAERAEDVLDIEKQLLHRLGAVTSDPLSNLDEPVILLARNLTPSETANLDRHYVRGFCTEIGGPGGHTAIVAKGLELPAVVGIGQFLDRIGQGSQVIVDGDRGCMIVDPDQATIDRYEERAQIRQKLTLRLAELRDLPAETVDGQRVTLSANIEFPHEVDACLQRGADGIGLYRTEFLYLSSDEEPSEEDHYQAYTEVVGAMQGRPVVIRTLDLGADKMGHTSLHEPENNPFLGLRSIRLSLKNQDLFRTQIRAVLRAAVHGDVRMMFPLISTLQELRTARMLVNIVIDDLREEGADFRSDIPIGMMVEVPAAVIMIDRFAEEVDFFSIGTNDLVQYTLAVDRSNESVAELYQSSDPAVLRLIKQTVDVSNKTNTPVGICGEMSSNPARVLLLLGLGVRSVSVPPLAIPRIKKVIRSVTIADCEEIACRVMQLESAREVDLYLLDRLGDLVPELVVQ comes from the coding sequence ATGCTCGAACTCCAAGGAATCCCGGTTTCACCCGGTGTTGCGATTGGTCCGGCCTTAGTCCTGGACGATGAAGGGTATCGCATCCCAAGGTGTCTTATTCCCGCGGCCGACATTTCGGTCGAATGGGGCCGGCTATTGTCTGCATTTGGCAAGGTCGCGAAACAACTGGAAGTGAACCGCAAGCAGACCGCCGAACGTTTAGGCGAGGAAGCCGGACGGATCTTCTCTGCCCAACAGCAGATGCTTAGCGACCCAGGCCTGCTGGCCGAACTGGAAGGTCGCGTTCACCAGCAACAGCAAAGTGCCGCGTACGCGGTCAGTCGTGTGCTCCACCGCTATGCCGAAGCGTTGGGCAAGCTGAACAGTCCATTTTTGGCCGAACGGGCCGAGGATGTACTGGATATCGAAAAGCAGTTGCTGCATCGGCTTGGGGCCGTCACCAGCGACCCGTTGAGTAATCTCGACGAGCCGGTGATCCTGCTGGCGAGGAATCTCACCCCCAGCGAAACGGCCAATCTGGATCGCCACTACGTGCGTGGGTTCTGCACTGAGATCGGCGGTCCCGGCGGACATACAGCAATTGTGGCCAAAGGGCTCGAGTTGCCAGCCGTGGTGGGGATCGGCCAATTCCTGGATCGGATCGGACAAGGTTCGCAAGTCATCGTCGATGGCGATCGCGGCTGCATGATCGTCGATCCCGACCAAGCCACGATCGATCGATACGAGGAACGGGCCCAGATTCGCCAAAAGCTGACGCTGCGACTGGCCGAACTTCGCGACCTGCCGGCCGAAACGGTCGACGGGCAACGGGTCACGCTTTCGGCGAACATCGAATTTCCCCACGAAGTGGACGCCTGCCTGCAGCGCGGTGCCGACGGCATCGGCCTGTATCGCACCGAGTTCCTGTATCTCAGCAGCGACGAAGAACCCAGCGAAGAAGACCACTACCAGGCCTACACGGAAGTTGTCGGAGCGATGCAAGGGCGACCGGTCGTTATCCGAACGCTCGACCTGGGGGCGGACAAGATGGGGCATACCTCGTTACACGAACCCGAAAACAATCCCTTCTTGGGACTCCGCAGCATCCGCTTGTCGTTGAAAAACCAGGACCTGTTCCGCACTCAAATCCGTGCCGTCTTGCGGGCGGCAGTCCACGGTGACGTGCGGATGATGTTCCCCCTGATCTCGACGCTGCAAGAATTGCGCACGGCGCGGATGTTGGTAAACATCGTGATCGACGATCTCCGCGAAGAAGGAGCCGATTTCCGCAGCGATATCCCGATCGGAATGATGGTCGAAGTGCCCGCCGCGGTCATCATGATCGATCGCTTTGCCGAAGAGGTTGATTTCTTCAGTATCGGAACCAACGATCTGGTGCAGTACACCCTGGCGGTCGACCGCAGCAATGAAAGCGTTGCCGAACTGTACCAATCGAGCGATCCGGCGGTGCTGCGGTTGATCAAACAAACGGTCGACGTTTCCAACAAGACCAACACGCCCGTCGGCATCTGCGGCGAAATGAGTTCCAATCCGGCGCGCGTGCTGTTGCTGCTGGGACTGGGCGTCCGCAGCGTCAGCGTTCCGCCTCTGGCGATCCCGCGGATCAAGAAGGTAATCCGCAGCGTGACGATCGCCGATTGCGAGGAGATCGCCTGCCGCGTGATGCAACTGGAGAGCGCCCGCGAAGTCGATTTGTATTTGCTTGATCGCCTGGGCGATCTGGTCCCTGAATTGGTTGTGCAATAA
- a CDS encoding SelT/SelW/SelH family protein gives MNNRIVIRYCTGCRWLLRAAWMAQELLTTFEAELDEVALAPTDGGRFVIELNGDIIWDRHRDNGFPEIKVLKQLVRDRVAQGRDLGHLDRVKPDPLPKSPDKH, from the coding sequence ATGAATAATCGTATCGTAATTCGCTACTGCACCGGCTGTCGGTGGCTGCTCAGAGCCGCCTGGATGGCCCAGGAGCTGCTGACGACATTTGAAGCCGAATTGGACGAAGTTGCCCTGGCGCCGACCGATGGAGGCCGCTTCGTGATCGAGCTCAATGGCGATATCATCTGGGATCGCCACCGAGATAACGGTTTTCCCGAGATCAAAGTGCTCAAACAGTTGGTTCGCGACCGCGTTGCCCAGGGGCGTGACCTGGGCCATCTGGACCGCGTCAAACCCGATCCCTTGCCCAAATCCCCAGATAAACATTGA
- a CDS encoding PSD1 and planctomycete cytochrome C domain-containing protein: MKHLPSIPLLILLLCVLAGPANGTDTDRQAIKFFETSIRPLLAKHCYDCHGDAEQEGGLRLDHISFIESGGDSGPAVVASEPDESLLIEAVRYDSGLEMPPDEKLADEEIELLERWVAMGAPWPEEAAATSARDEFGFTEEDHKWWAVQPVADPAVPQTGEAWATTPIDQFIAEKLKQADLTPAAKADRYELIRRATFDLHGLPPTRQQIDDFVNDDSPKAWERVIDRLLESPRYGERWAQHWLDVVRYAESDGYRQDAFRPKASQYRDYVIRSFNDNKPYDQFVREQLAGDEIDPENPDVLIGTAFLRHGIYEYNQRNARMHWELIVNEMTNVTGEVFLGLGIGCAQCHDHKFDPILQKDYFALQAFLASTCWPTDMPLVDGETKENHDRMQAEWEQATASIREQIDAMLEPTYKSRTNAAVKMFPEDIQQMFAKPREERTTYEQQMVMLVERQVARKNAEADGKKAFAKKPEELAKFNDLQAQLKAFDHLKPKPLPTGFVATDVGPEPAETFLVSRTGKKPVDPAFLTLLGQPAPVIKPTETTTGRRRVLADWIARADNPLSTRVIVNRIWQHHFGRGIVSTPNDVGMLGEPPSHPELLDWLVQRFLENGWQFKPMHRMIMTSAAYQQTARREATEHEEAVDIENRLLWRFPPTRLDAEQVRDAMLAASGELTHRDGGGSVSGNTPVRSIYVKKIRNTPDPQLGALDAPMGFESAPTRPQTTTPTQALTLVNGDWTLKRAEAMGKRLLAGTDSISATEIDQAYWTVFGRPASDAELNMALEFTQSLVEQESPTPEPTKNENDPYPGETGLRSIQNAFASVNGVSLGSGALWIQPGSRFERLQLKDLPLGSRFTIEAIATLDRIYPDASVSTLISAWNSNNKTPGWSLGVTSAKSGYQPRNLIVQLIGHDAAGAVKYEVVASDLRFPLNKPVYVAAAVNARPSGDGKSAGTVTFYMKDLSDPKAKMQTATIPHSIVGNINSKSLPVLVGGRQGNGHRWDGQVARLTIADNEVPKDRLIVNAAAEGGPVEHLLDFDFSGEDGQMPAPGTAWVTSEAALKSSEPPSKVVAAMRDFCHALFTSNEFLYLH, encoded by the coding sequence ATGAAACACCTGCCCAGCATTCCTCTTTTAATTTTGCTGTTATGCGTGCTAGCGGGCCCTGCCAATGGGACCGACACGGATCGCCAGGCGATCAAGTTCTTTGAGACTTCGATCCGGCCATTATTGGCCAAACATTGCTACGATTGCCACGGCGACGCCGAACAAGAGGGCGGTTTGCGCTTGGACCACATCTCGTTTATCGAATCCGGTGGTGATTCGGGACCTGCGGTGGTTGCTAGCGAGCCGGACGAATCGTTGTTGATCGAAGCGGTCCGATACGATTCGGGACTGGAAATGCCGCCCGATGAGAAGCTGGCCGACGAAGAGATCGAGCTGCTGGAACGCTGGGTCGCAATGGGGGCTCCTTGGCCCGAAGAGGCTGCGGCGACGAGCGCTCGCGACGAGTTCGGATTCACCGAAGAGGATCACAAGTGGTGGGCGGTGCAACCGGTCGCCGATCCTGCGGTTCCGCAGACCGGAGAGGCTTGGGCGACGACGCCGATCGATCAGTTCATCGCGGAGAAATTGAAGCAAGCCGATCTGACACCCGCTGCCAAAGCGGATCGCTATGAATTGATTCGCCGGGCGACCTTTGATCTGCACGGCTTGCCGCCGACCCGCCAACAGATCGACGATTTTGTCAACGACGATTCTCCCAAGGCTTGGGAGCGTGTGATCGATCGTTTGTTGGAAAGTCCGCGGTACGGCGAACGTTGGGCCCAGCATTGGCTGGATGTCGTCCGATACGCCGAAAGCGATGGTTATCGTCAGGATGCGTTCCGCCCGAAAGCGAGCCAGTACCGTGATTATGTCATCCGTTCTTTCAACGACAACAAACCGTACGACCAATTTGTTCGCGAACAGTTGGCCGGCGATGAGATCGACCCAGAGAATCCTGATGTCTTGATCGGCACCGCATTCCTGCGGCACGGGATTTACGAATACAACCAACGCAACGCGCGGATGCATTGGGAATTGATCGTCAACGAGATGACCAACGTCACGGGAGAGGTCTTCCTGGGCTTGGGAATCGGTTGTGCCCAGTGTCACGATCACAAATTTGATCCGATCCTGCAAAAGGATTATTTCGCCTTGCAAGCGTTCCTCGCGTCGACCTGTTGGCCAACCGATATGCCGTTGGTCGATGGCGAGACGAAAGAGAACCACGATCGGATGCAGGCGGAGTGGGAGCAGGCGACAGCTTCGATTCGCGAGCAGATCGATGCGATGTTGGAGCCAACCTACAAGAGCCGCACCAATGCCGCAGTGAAAATGTTCCCCGAGGACATTCAGCAGATGTTCGCCAAGCCGCGCGAGGAGCGGACGACGTACGAGCAGCAGATGGTGATGCTGGTCGAACGTCAGGTCGCACGGAAAAACGCGGAAGCCGACGGGAAAAAGGCTTTCGCCAAAAAGCCGGAAGAGCTAGCGAAATTCAACGATTTGCAAGCTCAACTGAAGGCCTTTGACCATCTGAAACCTAAGCCATTGCCGACCGGTTTTGTTGCGACCGACGTCGGGCCCGAGCCAGCAGAGACGTTTTTGGTTTCGCGGACCGGTAAGAAGCCGGTCGACCCTGCGTTTCTGACGTTGCTGGGGCAACCCGCACCGGTGATCAAACCGACCGAAACGACCACCGGGCGACGCCGTGTGTTGGCTGATTGGATCGCACGGGCCGACAACCCGCTGTCGACGCGTGTGATCGTCAACCGAATCTGGCAGCATCACTTTGGACGCGGTATCGTCTCCACGCCCAACGATGTGGGGATGTTGGGAGAACCGCCGAGCCACCCCGAGTTGTTGGACTGGTTGGTCCAGCGGTTCCTGGAGAATGGTTGGCAGTTCAAACCGATGCACCGAATGATCATGACCAGCGCCGCCTATCAACAGACGGCGCGGCGCGAGGCGACCGAGCATGAAGAAGCTGTCGACATCGAGAACCGATTGCTTTGGCGATTCCCGCCGACGCGATTGGATGCTGAACAGGTCCGCGACGCAATGCTGGCTGCTTCGGGCGAACTGACTCACCGCGACGGTGGCGGATCGGTTAGCGGAAACACTCCCGTGCGAAGCATCTACGTGAAGAAGATTCGCAACACCCCCGATCCTCAATTGGGGGCTTTGGATGCTCCGATGGGATTCGAATCGGCTCCGACCCGTCCGCAAACGACGACGCCAACTCAGGCGTTGACTTTGGTGAACGGCGATTGGACGTTGAAGCGAGCTGAAGCGATGGGCAAGCGTTTGCTGGCCGGAACGGATTCGATCAGCGCGACGGAGATCGACCAAGCGTATTGGACTGTGTTTGGCCGCCCCGCGTCCGACGCGGAACTAAACATGGCGTTGGAGTTCACGCAGAGTTTGGTTGAGCAGGAATCGCCCACGCCAGAGCCAACCAAAAACGAAAACGATCCGTATCCGGGGGAAACGGGTTTGCGAAGCATTCAAAATGCGTTCGCCAGCGTGAATGGTGTTTCGCTCGGAAGTGGTGCGTTGTGGATCCAACCGGGCAGCCGATTCGAGCGACTGCAACTGAAGGACCTTCCGCTGGGCAGCCGGTTCACGATCGAAGCGATTGCGACCCTCGACCGGATCTATCCCGATGCAAGTGTCAGCACGCTGATCTCCGCATGGAATAGCAACAACAAAACGCCCGGCTGGTCGCTGGGAGTCACCAGTGCAAAGTCGGGCTACCAACCGCGGAATCTGATCGTTCAATTGATCGGACACGACGCCGCCGGGGCGGTGAAGTATGAAGTGGTCGCGTCGGATCTTCGCTTCCCGCTGAACAAGCCGGTCTACGTTGCCGCGGCCGTCAACGCACGCCCCAGTGGCGATGGCAAGTCGGCTGGAACGGTCACGTTCTACATGAAAGATCTGTCCGATCCCAAAGCGAAGATGCAAACCGCAACGATCCCACATTCGATCGTTGGGAACATCAACAGCAAATCGCTGCCGGTTTTGGTTGGCGGACGTCAGGGGAACGGGCATCGCTGGGACGGGCAGGTCGCACGTTTGACGATCGCCGACAACGAGGTTCCCAAGGATCGTTTGATCGTCAACGCCGCCGCGGAAGGAGGTCCGGTCGAACATCTGCTGGACTTCGATTTCAGTGGCGAAGACGGCCAGATGCCCGCTCCGGGAACTGCGTGGGTGACCAGCGAAGCTGCCTTGAAGTCGTCGGAACCGCCGTCGAAGGTCGTCGCTGCGATGCGTGATTTCTGCCACGCGTTGTTCACGTCGAACGAGTTCCTCTATCTGCACTGA
- the hpf gene encoding ribosome hibernation-promoting factor, HPF/YfiA family, which translates to MLVSVSARHGNLGTGDQSLIEDKVEKLRRLYDRVNAIEVIVDLEKLESPVLEAKVSVEHEEDFIASATAATVIGALDVVIPKLEKQLRRAKEKRTEHRGTGLKHLEPTDVTDEVQ; encoded by the coding sequence ATGCTAGTGAGCGTCTCTGCCCGACATGGCAATCTTGGAACTGGTGATCAATCGCTGATCGAAGACAAAGTTGAGAAGCTGCGTCGTTTGTATGATCGAGTGAACGCGATTGAAGTGATTGTCGATTTGGAGAAGCTCGAATCCCCGGTACTCGAAGCCAAAGTCTCGGTTGAACACGAGGAAGACTTCATCGCATCGGCGACCGCAGCGACCGTCATTGGAGCTCTCGACGTTGTGATCCCTAAGCTGGAAAAGCAATTGCGACGTGCGAAGGAGAAGCGTACCGAACACCGCGGAACAGGATTGAAGCACCTGGAACCGACCGACGTCACCGACGAAGTTCAATAA
- a CDS encoding HPr family phosphocarrier protein, whose translation MSNPTCQQIVVVKNEKGLHLRPAELLARLAMQFESTVMVTKDDQSADCKNMLSVLTLGAVQGTPLGLSAEGSDAVEALAAVAELFDQGFHELDSE comes from the coding sequence ATGTCCAATCCCACATGCCAGCAAATCGTCGTCGTCAAAAACGAAAAAGGGCTGCATTTGCGCCCGGCGGAACTGCTGGCACGGTTGGCGATGCAGTTTGAATCGACGGTCATGGTGACCAAGGACGATCAATCCGCCGACTGCAAGAACATGTTGTCCGTGCTGACACTGGGTGCAGTCCAGGGAACCCCGTTGGGGCTGTCGGCCGAAGGAAGCGACGCCGTCGAGGCGTTGGCAGCGGTTGCTGAATTGTTCGACCAAGGTTTCCATGAACTCGATTCCGAATGA
- a CDS encoding Rne/Rng family ribonuclease yields the protein MKKEMLINVAQPEESRIAILEDGQLEELYTERASADNYVGNIYRGKIVNLEPSIQAAFVDFGVGRNGFLHISDVEPQYFRQGGFDPEEIMRESDELAEQAAKRAREQGRNQRVFKGGRPRVKPPIQDVLKRGDSILVQCIKEGIGTKGPTLSTYISIPGRFLVLMPALARVGVSRKIEDDDDRKRLKKALLELSPPKGLGFIVRTAGAGRTKQDLSRDLAYLLRLWKAIHRRLTESEQPGVIYEESDMIIRTIRDMLTSDIDAIQIDEREAYERAKDFIRLVMPRAAEQLKFYEGTEPLFHHYKLESEIRKIQARTVPLPKGGSIVIDPTEALVAIDVNSGSHRSDSNAEENALQVNLAAAREIARQLRLRDLGGVIVNDFIDMRKESHRRKVERALHDAMARDRARTKILRTSPFGLVEMTRQRIRPSLKRSVYKDCPCCSGRGVVKTGESMSIEVIRMLALASRNEHIQRITIRVNDEVAAYLNNKKRREIMQMEETGEMTVQILGSEGLFPEHMEMDCRDKHGESVEVDS from the coding sequence ATGAAGAAGGAAATGCTTATCAATGTTGCCCAACCCGAAGAGAGTCGCATTGCGATTCTCGAGGATGGACAGCTTGAAGAGCTCTACACCGAACGTGCCAGTGCCGATAACTACGTCGGCAATATTTACCGTGGCAAAATCGTCAACCTAGAGCCCAGCATCCAAGCCGCGTTTGTCGACTTCGGTGTCGGCCGCAATGGTTTCTTGCACATTAGCGATGTCGAACCGCAATACTTCCGCCAAGGTGGTTTTGATCCTGAAGAGATCATGCGGGAATCGGACGAATTGGCCGAACAAGCGGCTAAGCGGGCTCGCGAACAGGGACGCAACCAACGCGTCTTCAAAGGGGGCCGGCCTCGCGTCAAGCCTCCGATCCAAGATGTCCTTAAGCGGGGCGACAGCATCCTCGTCCAGTGCATTAAAGAAGGCATCGGCACCAAGGGCCCAACCCTTTCGACCTACATCAGCATTCCTGGCCGCTTCCTGGTCTTGATGCCTGCCTTGGCTCGCGTTGGCGTCAGCCGCAAGATCGAAGACGACGACGATCGCAAACGCCTCAAGAAGGCCTTGCTGGAACTCAGCCCTCCCAAGGGCCTCGGCTTCATCGTTCGAACCGCCGGTGCTGGACGAACCAAGCAGGATCTGTCGCGCGATCTCGCCTACCTGCTGCGCCTTTGGAAAGCGATCCACCGTCGCTTGACCGAAAGCGAACAGCCGGGCGTGATCTACGAAGAAAGCGACATGATCATTCGCACGATCCGCGATATGCTGACCAGCGATATCGACGCGATCCAGATCGATGAGCGTGAAGCTTATGAACGGGCCAAGGACTTCATCCGCTTGGTGATGCCACGCGCCGCCGAACAGCTGAAGTTCTACGAAGGCACCGAACCCCTGTTCCATCACTACAAATTGGAATCGGAGATTCGCAAGATCCAAGCCCGCACCGTGCCGCTGCCCAAGGGAGGTTCGATCGTGATCGATCCGACCGAAGCTTTGGTTGCGATCGACGTCAACAGCGGTAGCCATCGCAGCGACAGCAATGCCGAAGAGAACGCGTTGCAAGTCAACCTGGCTGCCGCCCGCGAGATCGCTCGCCAATTGCGACTCCGCGATCTCGGTGGCGTGATCGTCAACGACTTCATCGACATGCGGAAGGAGAGCCACCGACGCAAGGTCGAACGCGCCCTGCACGATGCGATGGCTCGCGACCGCGCCCGCACCAAGATCTTGCGAACCAGCCCCTTCGGTCTGGTTGAAATGACCCGTCAACGCATTCGCCCAAGCCTGAAGCGCAGCGTCTACAAGGACTGCCCTTGTTGCAGCGGCCGCGGCGTGGTCAAGACCGGCGAGAGCATGTCGATCGAGGTCATCCGCATGTTGGCATTGGCATCGCGCAACGAACACATTCAACGCATCACGATCCGCGTGAACGATGAAGTGGCCGCGTATCTGAATAACAAGAAACGCCGCGAGATCATGCAGATGGAAGAGACCGGTGAAATGACGGTCCAGATCCTGGGCAGCGAGGGCTTGTTCCCCGAGCACATGGAGATGGACTGCCGCGACAAACATGGCGAATCGGTCGAAGTCGACAGCTGA
- a CDS encoding TIGR03936 family radical SAM-associated protein: protein MTRARYHIRFSKTGPLRWISHRDLLRLWERLFHRIDLKLAMTEGFHPKPRMNFPSALALGTASLDEIVELELAEPLSTEELTQRLCDDQQPGLEILRVTAVPEGWPKAKLKSTTYNLPIPEADRETLLKEIEALRQRDTIQLERKGKTLVFSLSAEIEHLGIEDGVLVFRCTPDQGASLRPTDLIEELKIIHLTDNGQFLTRTRVELENEFESTTSVTGQLTS, encoded by the coding sequence ATGACACGAGCGCGATACCACATCCGCTTTTCGAAAACCGGCCCATTGCGTTGGATCAGCCATCGCGACCTGCTGCGATTGTGGGAACGCTTGTTCCACCGCATTGATCTGAAGCTGGCGATGACCGAAGGCTTCCACCCCAAGCCCCGGATGAACTTCCCTTCCGCACTCGCCCTGGGAACGGCAAGTCTCGACGAAATCGTCGAATTGGAACTGGCCGAACCGTTGAGCACCGAGGAATTGACGCAGCGTCTGTGCGATGATCAGCAGCCCGGTTTGGAAATTTTGCGAGTAACCGCGGTTCCCGAGGGCTGGCCTAAGGCAAAGCTGAAGTCAACAACGTACAATCTGCCCATTCCCGAAGCCGATCGGGAAACCCTGCTCAAGGAGATCGAGGCGCTGCGGCAACGCGACACGATCCAATTGGAGCGGAAAGGCAAGACACTGGTGTTCTCTCTGTCCGCAGAGATCGAGCACTTGGGAATCGAAGATGGCGTGCTCGTCTTCCGTTGCACGCCCGATCAAGGCGCGTCGCTACGCCCCACCGACCTGATTGAAGAACTGAAGATTATACACCTAACCGACAATGGCCAGTTTTTGACTCGAACGCGAGTCGAACTGGAAAACGAATTTGAGTCAACCACAAGCGTCACGGGGCAATTGACCAGTTAG